In Burkholderia sp. WP9, a genomic segment contains:
- a CDS encoding 2OG-Fe(II) oxygenase, whose protein sequence is MGSSTTAIDQLNWPDIAAQLDIEGYALLPGLLAPEHARDLARHTDTLKTLRRVSLASSDLGRGELLYFDAGLPAPWSAWRATFYRYLAPIANRWNETLGSGYRYPPELEEFQKRNRQAGETEPQSHLNRLRADDYLSLHQRHDGEHVFPLQIVGLLTEPGSDFQGGEFVMTEQRPRMQSRPMVLPLKLGDAAIISTAQRPFKGTKGFYRVNLKHALSRVRDGERIGVELSFHDTRWSRGGDHLDSI, encoded by the coding sequence ATGGGATCATCTACAACCGCAATTGACCAACTGAATTGGCCGGACATTGCCGCGCAACTGGACATCGAAGGTTATGCCCTACTGCCTGGACTCCTTGCCCCAGAGCACGCACGCGACCTGGCGCGCCACACCGACACGTTAAAAACGCTTCGTCGCGTATCGCTGGCATCCTCCGATCTCGGGCGAGGTGAATTGCTTTATTTCGACGCGGGCCTGCCGGCGCCGTGGTCGGCATGGCGCGCGACGTTCTATCGTTACCTGGCGCCTATCGCGAATCGCTGGAACGAGACCCTGGGCAGCGGCTACCGCTACCCGCCGGAACTGGAGGAGTTTCAGAAACGCAATCGGCAGGCGGGAGAGACTGAGCCGCAGTCCCATCTGAACCGGCTGCGAGCGGATGACTATCTGTCCTTGCATCAGCGCCATGACGGCGAGCACGTGTTTCCGCTGCAGATCGTAGGGCTTCTGACGGAACCGGGCAGCGACTTTCAGGGCGGTGAGTTCGTGATGACCGAGCAGCGCCCGCGCATGCAGTCGCGCCCGATGGTCCTACCTCTCAAGCTCGGCGACGCAGCCATCATCAGCACGGCCCAGCGCCCGTTCAAGGGAACCAAAGGCTTTTACAGAGTTAATCTCAAGCATGCCCTCAGCCGCGTACGCGATGGCGAGCGCATCGGCGTGGAGTTGTCGTTCCACGATACGCGGTGGTCACGGGGGGGCGACCACCTTGACTCAATCTGA
- the ada gene encoding bifunctional DNA-binding transcriptional regulator/O6-methylguanine-DNA methyltransferase Ada, protein MTTTAPAISAYVTDDERWQALQARDAGADAVFVYAVRTTGVYCRPSASARLPKRENVEFFESPEAAEAAGYRASRRARGDRTSAAAERTALVARACRLIEDAETALNLDDLAAHAGMSSFHFHRVFKAETGLTPKAYASASRARRLRAELVFPNTSVTDAIYGAGFNSNSRFYETSDQLLGMRARDYRAGGTGAVIRFAVGQCSLGAILVAQSQRGICAILLDDDPDALVRNLQDQFPKAQLIGGDEEFEQLIAQVVGFIEVPSLGLNLPLDVRGTAFQERVWQALREISPGTTASYTQIAERIGAPKAVRAVAQACAANHIAVAIPCHRVVRRDGDIAGYRWGVDRKRELLRREAEA, encoded by the coding sequence ATGACCACGACCGCTCCAGCTATTTCAGCTTATGTGACAGACGACGAGCGCTGGCAAGCTTTGCAGGCGCGCGATGCTGGCGCCGACGCGGTTTTCGTCTACGCGGTGCGCACTACCGGCGTCTACTGCCGACCCAGCGCCTCTGCACGGCTCCCCAAACGTGAGAACGTGGAATTCTTCGAATCTCCCGAGGCGGCCGAAGCCGCAGGGTATCGCGCGAGTCGCCGTGCTCGAGGCGACCGAACCAGTGCCGCAGCCGAACGAACTGCGCTCGTGGCACGGGCCTGCCGACTCATCGAAGACGCGGAGACTGCGCTCAACCTTGACGATCTAGCCGCCCACGCCGGCATGAGCTCTTTTCACTTTCACCGGGTGTTCAAGGCCGAAACCGGCTTGACACCGAAAGCCTACGCTTCAGCCTCCCGTGCACGCAGGCTGCGGGCGGAACTGGTCTTTCCGAATACGTCAGTCACCGATGCAATCTATGGTGCCGGCTTCAATTCCAACAGCCGGTTTTACGAAACATCCGACCAGTTGCTCGGCATGCGTGCGCGCGATTACCGGGCAGGAGGTACCGGAGCGGTCATCCGCTTCGCCGTGGGGCAATGCTCACTCGGCGCCATCCTGGTCGCACAGAGCCAACGAGGCATCTGCGCCATCCTCTTGGACGATGACCCGGACGCGTTGGTGCGCAATCTGCAAGACCAGTTTCCCAAAGCCCAACTCATCGGTGGCGACGAGGAGTTCGAGCAATTGATCGCCCAGGTCGTAGGGTTCATCGAAGTTCCCTCTCTGGGCCTGAATTTGCCCTTGGACGTGCGTGGCACTGCCTTCCAGGAACGCGTGTGGCAGGCGCTTCGCGAGATCTCGCCTGGCACCACCGCGAGCTACACACAGATAGCCGAACGCATCGGCGCGCCCAAGGCCGTGCGCGCAGTAGCGCAGGCCTGCGCCGCAAACCACATCGCCGTGGCCATTCCCTGCCATCGCGTCGTACGGCGCGACGGCGATATTGCCGGCTACCGCTGGGGCGTCGACCGCAAGCGCGAACTGCTGCGGCGCGAAGCCGAGGCTTAA
- a CDS encoding DNA-3-methyladenine glycosylase, protein MLTTSIAADLSPWAYRQAEGFLSGLDADWTRHILSVGPCRHEAKPAREPYEALVRAIAYQQLHAKAGDAILARLSALYADTAFPSPRQLLATDPELQRVCGFSAAKLATIRGIAQATVDGVVPNRGEALNMSDEALIERLTVLRGVGRWTVEMFLIYTLQRSDVLPADDFGVREGCRHLKGLHKAPTPRQMREIGEAWRPWRTVAAWYLWRIPAR, encoded by the coding sequence ATTTTGACCACCTCGATCGCCGCCGATCTGTCGCCGTGGGCCTATCGGCAAGCCGAGGGGTTCCTCTCCGGTCTTGACGCCGACTGGACCCGCCATATCCTTTCCGTTGGCCCGTGCCGACATGAAGCCAAGCCTGCCCGCGAACCCTACGAAGCCCTGGTACGTGCCATTGCCTACCAGCAACTGCACGCAAAAGCGGGTGACGCCATTCTCGCGCGACTGTCCGCACTTTATGCCGATACAGCCTTCCCTTCGCCCCGGCAACTGCTTGCCACCGACCCGGAGCTGCAGCGCGTCTGCGGCTTCTCAGCCGCCAAGCTCGCCACGATTCGTGGCATTGCTCAAGCTACCGTCGACGGCGTCGTACCGAACCGCGGTGAGGCGCTGAACATGTCCGACGAGGCGCTCATCGAGCGCCTGACTGTCCTGCGCGGAGTCGGTCGCTGGACCGTTGAAATGTTCCTCATTTACACGCTGCAGCGCTCCGACGTTCTGCCCGCCGACGACTTTGGCGTACGCGAGGGCTGCCGGCACCTCAAAGGCCTGCACAAAGCCCCCACTCCCCGCCAGATGCGTGAGATCGGAGAAGCTTGGCGCCCGTGGCGGACCGTGGCGGCCTGGTACTTGTGGCGCATCCCTGCGCGCTGA
- a CDS encoding methylated-DNA--[protein]-cysteine S-methyltransferase, whose translation MQLFLSHLASPLGDILLVTDAQQHIRALDFADHKAHLHRGLREHYGSVELNDVPAPDEIAKAIARYFSGELDALDALPTATTGSDLQRQVWAALRRIPAGTTTTYGKLARELGFDDPRAAIDIGAANGANPIAMVVPCHRVIASNGELKGYAWGVHRKRWLLEHERAIPPRAASQQTATLPGFEF comes from the coding sequence ATGCAACTATTCCTGAGCCACCTGGCGTCGCCGCTCGGCGACATCCTGCTCGTCACCGATGCGCAGCAGCACATCCGTGCGCTCGATTTCGCGGATCACAAGGCGCACCTGCATCGTGGCCTGCGCGAGCACTATGGAAGCGTCGAGTTGAACGACGTCCCCGCACCGGACGAGATCGCGAAGGCCATCGCCCGTTATTTCTCTGGCGAGCTGGATGCGCTCGACGCCCTGCCGACGGCCACGACAGGCTCCGACCTGCAACGCCAGGTCTGGGCTGCATTGCGCCGCATACCGGCCGGCACGACCACGACCTACGGCAAACTCGCGAGGGAACTGGGCTTCGACGATCCGCGCGCAGCCATCGACATCGGCGCAGCCAATGGCGCAAACCCCATCGCGATGGTCGTGCCGTGCCATCGAGTGATCGCGAGCAACGGCGAGCTCAAAGGCTATGCATGGGGCGTGCACCGCAAGCGCTGGTTGCTCGAACACGAGAGGGCGATTCCACCGAGGGCCGCCTCCCAGCAAACTGCGACTCTTCCCGGATTCGAATTTTGA
- the alkB gene encoding DNA oxidative demethylase AlkB, protein MTTLDLFQSPTSDQRESIGPCAFVLHGFALPYVDDLIPALADIAACSPFRNMVTPGGFTMSVALTNCGPLGWTTDRHGYRYTALDPDSGKPWPAMPNVFAALAREAAASAGFRDFHPDACLVNRYLPGSRLSLHQDRNERDLGAPIVSVSLGMSATFLFGGDARSDKTARVPLRHGDVAVWGGEDRLRYHGVMPLKDMPHPLLGSQRVNFTFRRAG, encoded by the coding sequence ATGACAACGCTCGATCTCTTTCAGAGTCCGACTTCGGACCAGCGCGAGTCGATCGGACCGTGCGCCTTTGTATTACATGGGTTCGCGCTGCCTTATGTGGATGATCTGATCCCCGCTCTCGCCGACATCGCGGCATGTTCGCCGTTTCGCAACATGGTGACGCCAGGTGGCTTCACCATGTCTGTCGCGCTGACCAACTGCGGTCCGCTGGGATGGACCACCGACAGACATGGCTATCGCTACACTGCTCTTGACCCGGACAGCGGCAAGCCTTGGCCGGCCATGCCAAATGTATTTGCTGCACTGGCGCGCGAAGCCGCGGCGTCCGCCGGCTTCAGAGATTTTCACCCCGACGCCTGCCTCGTCAATCGCTACCTACCGGGTTCCCGACTATCGCTGCACCAGGACCGCAACGAACGCGACTTGGGTGCACCGATTGTTTCGGTGTCCTTGGGCATGTCCGCCACTTTTTTGTTCGGTGGTGATGCGCGCTCGGACAAGACGGCCAGGGTTCCGCTGCGCCACGGCGACGTGGCAGTTTGGGGCGGTGAGGACCGACTGCGCTATCACGGCGTGATGCCGCTCAAGGATATGCCTCATCCCCTGCTCGGAAGCCAGCGCGTCAACTTCACCTTTCGCAGGGCGGGTTGA
- a CDS encoding 2OG-Fe(II) oxygenase, giving the protein MRAGAGNAEKSKAAAFDWVGIEQSLDARGNAVLSRLLNAKQCGEIANRYAEERGYRARIVMGRHGFGRGEYKYFSYPLPSLLDQLRHTLYPHLAPIANRWSRQLGIEVQYPDELDPFLARCHRAGQTRSTPLILEYGPGDYNCLHQDLYGEHVFPLQVAILLSEPGKDFTGGEFVMTESAPNGQRADVVALNQGDAVVFAVNQRPAASKRAGTRKAAMRHGVSLVRSGNRHAVGLIFHDSH; this is encoded by the coding sequence ATGAGAGCCGGAGCGGGGAACGCTGAAAAGTCAAAGGCGGCGGCGTTCGACTGGGTGGGCATCGAACAATCGCTCGATGCTCGCGGAAATGCCGTCTTGTCCCGCTTGCTAAATGCAAAGCAATGCGGAGAAATCGCGAACCGCTACGCCGAAGAACGAGGCTACCGGGCCCGGATCGTAATGGGCCGCCACGGGTTCGGACGTGGCGAATACAAATATTTTTCCTACCCGTTGCCGTCGCTGCTCGATCAACTGAGGCATACGCTGTATCCGCACTTAGCGCCGATCGCCAATCGCTGGAGTCGACAGCTGGGTATTGAAGTGCAGTACCCGGACGAACTGGATCCTTTTCTTGCACGATGTCATCGGGCTGGCCAGACGAGGTCGACGCCGCTGATCCTCGAATATGGTCCCGGAGACTACAACTGTCTGCATCAGGATCTCTATGGCGAGCATGTTTTTCCGCTGCAGGTGGCGATCTTGTTGTCTGAACCCGGCAAGGACTTCACGGGCGGAGAGTTCGTCATGACGGAGAGCGCACCGAACGGCCAGCGAGCTGATGTCGTCGCATTGAATCAGGGCGACGCCGTAGTGTTCGCCGTCAACCAGAGACCGGCAGCGAGCAAACGCGCCGGTACGCGGAAAGCGGCAATGCGGCATGGCGTCAGTCTCGTCCGGAGCGGGAATCGTCACGCTGTCGGCCTAATTTTCCACGACTCACACTAA
- a CDS encoding methylated-DNA--[protein]-cysteine S-methyltransferase, producing the protein MKAGPVAPFKYNFRAPGCQVEGPIRYAIGQAVCGSVLIGRSRQGICAIFLGENAQELYDELAVAFPDVELIADRQSLLGELGQVVAFIDKGIAERVINLDIGGIPFQQEVWQALCGIPAGQTRSYSEIAQHLGVPEAVRAVAGACAANVLAIAIPCHRVVRSDGTISGYRWGVDRKRALLVEERGQ; encoded by the coding sequence ATGAAAGCCGGTCCCGTCGCCCCGTTCAAATACAACTTTCGCGCACCTGGCTGCCAAGTCGAAGGCCCAATCCGATATGCCATCGGACAAGCGGTCTGCGGTTCGGTTTTGATTGGCAGGAGCCGGCAAGGCATCTGCGCCATATTCCTCGGCGAGAACGCGCAGGAGCTGTACGACGAGCTCGCGGTTGCCTTTCCCGATGTTGAACTGATAGCGGATCGGCAGTCGCTGCTGGGCGAACTGGGCCAGGTCGTCGCTTTCATCGACAAGGGTATTGCCGAGCGCGTCATCAATCTGGACATTGGCGGCATCCCCTTCCAGCAGGAAGTCTGGCAGGCACTGTGTGGCATTCCAGCCGGACAGACGCGCAGCTATAGCGAGATCGCACAACATCTCGGGGTGCCGGAGGCTGTTCGAGCTGTAGCCGGTGCGTGCGCCGCCAACGTGCTCGCGATTGCCATTCCCTGCCACCGAGTCGTTCGCAGCGACGGCACGATTTCGGGCTATCGCTGGGGCGTCGATCGCAAGCGCGCATTGCTCGTCGAGGAGCGCGGGCAATGA
- a CDS encoding ester cyclase: protein MSKEEDNKAVVGRWFTSFWGEKCDLNIVDEIAAPDMLLKYSLHEPRRGRDDIKAFMTAFREAFPDLNFWGVTDLIAEGDYVVGQWEGGGTHTGPAFSDFLAGSLPAATGRKMHFTGTTVLRLKEGKIVEELGLDDGVSALTQLGLIKTV from the coding sequence ATGTCAAAGGAAGAGGACAACAAGGCGGTCGTAGGTCGCTGGTTCACCAGTTTCTGGGGCGAGAAATGTGACCTCAACATTGTCGACGAGATCGCTGCGCCGGACATGCTGTTGAAATACTCGCTGCATGAGCCCCGTCGTGGTCGTGACGACATCAAAGCCTTCATGACCGCTTTCCGCGAAGCCTTTCCGGACCTCAATTTCTGGGGCGTCACGGACCTCATCGCTGAAGGTGATTACGTCGTAGGGCAATGGGAAGGTGGTGGCACGCACACTGGCCCGGCTTTTAGCGACTTTCTCGCAGGGTCTCTGCCGGCGGCAACCGGCCGCAAGATGCACTTCACCGGCACCACCGTGCTTCGTTTGAAGGAGGGCAAAATCGTCGAAGAGCTTGGTCTTGACGACGGTGTGTCGGCTCTCACGCAACTGGGACTGATCAAGACGGTCTGA
- a CDS encoding IS5/IS1182 family transposase → MPAPIIDDELWALIEPLLPPPKPRRQRYPGRLPVSDRAALNGILLVLKTGMRWNHLPTRLGFGSGATCWRRLHDWQQAGVWDKLHGLLLDKLRESGQLDFSYAAVDSSSVRAVGAGQKLGQTPPIAHDQGPNTTSS, encoded by the coding sequence ATGCCGGCACCTATCATCGATGACGAATTGTGGGCACTGATCGAACCGCTACTTCCACCGCCCAAACCGCGACGCCAGCGATACCCTGGAAGGTTGCCGGTCTCGGACCGTGCAGCACTCAATGGCATCCTGCTTGTGCTGAAGACAGGAATGCGATGGAACCATCTGCCGACCCGGTTGGGCTTCGGCTCTGGAGCGACTTGTTGGCGTCGGTTGCACGACTGGCAGCAGGCCGGGGTGTGGGACAAGCTGCACGGGCTACTGCTCGACAAGCTGCGCGAATCTGGCCAGCTCGATTTCTCATATGCGGCTGTCGATTCATCGTCCGTGCGAGCCGTTGGGGCGGGCCAAAAACTGGGCCAAACCCCACCGATCGCGCACGACCAGGGTCCAAACACCACGTCCTCGTAG
- a CDS encoding IS5 family transposase, protein MVRASRWGGPKTGPNPTDRARPGSKHHVLVDANGVPVSVIVTGANRNDVTQLLPLVDAIPPIRGTRGRPLRKPKVIYADRGYDSDSHRRQLRERGIRPVIARRRTEHGSGLGKFRWVVERTHSWLHGFRRLRIRFERRSDIHEAFLKLACSLVCWNIFSRTEQPF, encoded by the coding sequence ATCGTCCGTGCGAGCCGTTGGGGCGGGCCAAAAACTGGGCCAAACCCCACCGATCGCGCACGACCAGGGTCCAAACACCACGTCCTCGTAGACGCGAACGGCGTTCCTGTCAGCGTGATCGTGACCGGCGCGAACCGCAATGATGTCACGCAACTGCTGCCGCTGGTCGACGCTATCCCGCCGATTCGCGGCACACGCGGCCGACCGCTTCGCAAACCCAAGGTCATCTACGCCGACCGTGGCTACGACTCCGACTCGCATCGCCGCCAACTTCGCGAGCGTGGAATCAGACCGGTCATCGCCAGGCGCCGCACCGAACACGGCAGCGGTCTCGGCAAGTTCCGTTGGGTCGTTGAACGGACTCATTCGTGGCTCCATGGTTTCCGGCGTCTTCGCATTCGCTTCGAGCGCCGATCTGACATTCACGAAGCATTCCTCAAACTAGCCTGCTCACTCGTCTGCTGGAACATCTTCAGCCGAACTGAGCAGCCTTTTTGA
- a CDS encoding alpha-ketoglutarate-dependent dioxygenase AlkB, protein MTGNAEYFALGRGAFILRGFALRYGDELPRRVAELQNSPQDRCSVTPSGLSMSSESTTCFSLGWTTIERSQDCLPTDPPCAVMPDVLRNLGRDAAAAVGFNDFAPDVSLMSQVPGARVSLHQEMSWPKAGAPIVAFTLGMASAFLFKNHESLDTRRITLWHGDVLVWDQQARDPFDIA, encoded by the coding sequence ATGACTGGCAACGCTGAGTATTTCGCTCTTGGGCGTGGCGCATTTATCTTGCGCGGCTTCGCGTTACGCTATGGGGACGAACTCCCGCGCCGCGTAGCCGAGCTTCAAAACTCGCCACAGGATCGTTGCTCCGTGACGCCGAGTGGACTGAGCATGTCCAGCGAATCAACGACATGTTTTAGTCTCGGCTGGACGACGATCGAGCGAAGCCAAGACTGTCTTCCGACGGACCCGCCGTGCGCGGTAATGCCTGATGTACTGAGAAATTTGGGGCGGGACGCTGCCGCTGCTGTCGGCTTCAATGATTTCGCCCCCGACGTAAGCCTGATGAGCCAAGTTCCAGGTGCGCGCGTCTCTTTGCATCAGGAGATGAGCTGGCCAAAAGCAGGTGCGCCAATCGTTGCTTTTACATTGGGAATGGCCAGCGCCTTCCTTTTTAAAAACCACGAATCCCTCGATACGCGCAGAATCACACTTTGGCACGGAGACGTTCTCGTGTGGGATCAGCAGGCTCGTGACCCGTTTGACATCGCTTGA